In Fusarium oxysporum Fo47 chromosome XI, complete sequence, the following are encoded in one genomic region:
- a CDS encoding kinase-like domain-containing protein, translating into MSTPTVRYKYIEEVEVLEDYRPGGYHPVQINDTLRHDRYQIVHKPGHGTFSTAWLALDRNSSTYVAVKVGASYADKNEVDILSRLAMTGTDETMVPRVLDCFTVNWPNGSHPCLFQLDVARSLAVQVIKAVAHVHSRVYAHGHLHLGNLLLQLPASLNNLSIDQLYAKFGAPKLKSIARLDGSVEPLPTGVPYYAVLPIRQNASPNAPLVVRPPESYFEPTKPLTFESDIWSLSCLIFELFAHRSLIDGIIAPQDDITAQQVHLQGIPPPEWWDKWDKRSKWFDNKGQALSNEQDIWSWDRRFRQWIQEPRKSEGMETINSEEAAALLDLLKRVLAWKPENRPQAQQILESGWVKEWALPAYNKTKRTPEVERA; encoded by the exons ATGTCTACGCCAACTGTCAGATATAAGTACATCGAAGAAGTCGAGGTACTTGAAGATTATCGGCCCGGAGGCTACCATCCTGTTCAGATTAATGATACTCTGCGTCATGACCGTTACCAGATAGTGCACAAACCTGGGCATGGCACATTCTCAACCGCCTGGCTTGCCCTCGACCGAAATTCATCCACCTACGTTGCAGTGAAGGTTGGAGCTTCATATGCAGATAAAAATGAAGTCGATATTCTCTCGAGGCTCGCAATGACCGGTACAGATGAAACAATGGTCCCGCGAGTTCTTGACTGTTTCACTGTTAATTGGCCCAACGGATCACATCCAT GCTTGTTTCAACTAGACGTGGCCAGGTCTCTGGCTGTTCAAGTTATAAAAGCTGTGGCTCATGTTCACTCGCGCGTTTATGCCCATGGAC ATCTTCACTTGGGCAACCTATTGTTACAACTTCCAGCTTCGCTCAACAACCTGTCGATCGACCAGTTGTATGCAAAGTTCGGTGCCCCAAAGCTGAAGTCTATCGCTCGTCTAGACGGGTCTGTAGAACCTTTACCAACCGGCGTGCCTTATTATGCTGTTCTGCCT ATAAGACAAAATGCGAGTCCAAATGCGCCCCTCGTTGTCCGCCCTCCTGAGTCGTATTTCGAACCAACAAAGCCGCTCACCTTCGAATCAGACATATGGAGCCTCAGCTGTCTGATATTTGAGTTATTTGCCCATCGCTCCCTCATTGATGGCATTATCGCCCCCCAGGACGACATCACTGCGCAACAAGTTCACCTGCAGGGTATTCCACCGCCTGAATGGTGGGACAAGTGGGACAAGCGCTCGAAATGGTTTGATAACAAAGGCCAGGCGCTCAGTAACGAGCAGGATATCTGGTCATGGGACAGACGGTTCAGACAGTGGATACAAGAGCCGAGGAAATCGGAGGGTATGGAAACCATCAACTCAGAGGAGGCGGCTGCGCTATTGGACTTACTGAAACGAGTGCTTGCATGGAAGCCAGAGAATCGGCCTCAGGCGCAGCAGATATTGGAATCAGGATGGGTGAAGGAATGGGCTTTGCCAGCCTATAACAAAACCAAGAGAACTCCAGAAGTCGAAAGAGCATGA
- a CDS encoding major facilitator superfamily domain-containing protein — protein MTANSKRGSIEQKPEDNFVEMSVADAAEKPGVLVDPEADYSGAVKKTDPAEIRLVRKLDFRIMPTLWAMYFLNYLDRNAIAQARLNGLEDHLGLKGTQYNTCISILFVGYLLMQIPSNMLISSKRVRPSLYMSVCMMGWAIVSACTALVKDYKGLVVVRFFLGVAEAPFYPGALYLLAIFYTRKEIATRLSILYSGNIFATSFSGLIAAATFGTIDGHHGLKGWQWLFIIEGVLTFAVGIIGIFTLADSPLTTRWLTEEERQLAHDRMLRDTVGLEESKGARAGFFQAIRDPRLWLFCFIQNMHLSACSFNNFFPTVVGSLGFNSTITLVLTCPPYLVSGFFGYLAGWSSGRFNERTWHITACMSMALVGYIISCVTLNTPARYIACFLFASGAYAVNSMILGWVSATLGSTAEKKSVSLSIVNVIANASYIYTAYLYPKSDGPRYLIGMASNAGFATMCIAGVWAMKIWLVKTNKKLDREGNTGATRYAY, from the exons ATGACTGCCAATTCCAAGCGTGGAAGCATCGAGCAAAAGCCTGAAGACAACTTTGTCGAAATGTCTGTTGCTGATGCAGCTGAGAAGCCTGGTGTCCTTGTTGACCCAGAGGCGGATTACTCTGGTGCGGTGAAGAAGACGGATCCGGCTGAGATTCGCCTTGTTCGCAAGCTGGACTTTCGCATCATGCCTACTCTCTGGGCGATGTACTTCCTCAACTAC CTTGATCGAAATGCTATTGCCCAGGCGCGCTTGAACGGTCTCGAAGATCACCTTGGCCTCAAGGGAACACAGTACAACACGTGTATCTCGATCCTTTTCGTCGG CTACTTGCTCATGCAGATCCCATCCAACATGCTCATCTCCTCGAAACGCGTCCGTCCCTCGCTGTACATGTCAGTCTGCATGATGGGCTGGGCCATCGTGTCTGCCTGCACCGCCCTCGTCAAAGACTACAAAGGTCTCGTCGTCGTTCGATTCTTCCTTGGTGTCGCCGAAGCCCCCTTTTATCCTGGAGCCCTTTACCTTCTGGCAATCTTCTACACACGAAAAGAGATTGCTACGCGACTGTCGATCTTATACTCAGGCAACATCTTCGCGACGTCCTTTTCCGGTTTGATCGCCGCGGCGACATTTGGCACGATCGATGGGCATCACGGACTCAAAGGATGGCAATGGCTTTTCATCATCGAAGGTGTCTTGACCTTTGCAGTCGGCATCATCGGAATCTTCACTCTGGCTGACAGTCCCTTAACGACTCGGTGGTTGACCGAAGAGGAGCGACAGCTTGCGCATGATCGAATGCTGCGCGATACTGTTGGTCTGGAGGAGAGCAAGGGAGCTCGAGCTGGATTTTTCCAAGCTATCCGTGATCCTCGTCTGTGGctcttctgcttcatccAGAACATGCATCTTTCTGCTTGTTCcttcaacaacttcttccCTACCGTTGTAGGCTCTCTTGGCTTCAATAGCACCATCACTCTGGTTCTGACTTGCCCGCCCTACCTCGTCTCTGGTTTCTTTGGGTACCTTGCAGGATGGTCTTCGGGCCGGTTCAACGAGCGAACTTGGCACATTACTGCCTGTATGAGCATGGCACTCGTCGGATACATCATCTCCTGTGTGACGCTGAATACACCTGCCCGATACATCGCTTGTTTCCTGTTTGCCAGCGGTGCATATGCAGTCAACTCGATGATTCTTGGCTGGGTTTCCGCAACGCTTGGCTCgacagctgagaagaagtcggTCAGCTTGTCTATCGTCAACGTCATCGCCAACGCCTCGTACATCTACACTGCGTATCTGTACCCCAAGTCAGACGGCCCGCGATATCTGATCGGAATGGCAAGCAATGCTGGATTTGCAACTATGTGTATTGCGGGCGTTTGGGCTATGAAGATCTGGCTTGTTAAGACTaacaagaagctcgatcGGGAAGGAAACACAGGTGCTACACGATACGCTTACTAA
- a CDS encoding isoprenoid synthase domain-containing protein, which translates to MVPSLITPPPSRSGEATPAKDACLNPVNGAGTEGHWIKLPEALFSSIMAVEPEVNPLYKTSKALSDEWLKTALRMNDKTATIWSRLDIAYMSAICAPHADLETLKLMNDWNGWVFAFDDPFDEGTFANDPIKAAEEVIYTLATLDNIHPVVSPDENPLRHTLQSCWMRFRERSSPSLQYRWKKHLTMYCVGVLQQVGVQHRATRPTIEEYMDMRAGCVGAYPCIGLMEFAEGIDIPQYVMDHPSMQAISRITCDLVTLQNDLCSYRKDLIQGEESNIIFILKDQGMTDQQAVDQIGEMLYDCYRRWHMALANLPFWGEGIDRDVIKFVNGCRNIALGNLHWSLYTFRYLGNDGPEVKRTRMMKLP; encoded by the exons ATGGTACCCAGCCTAATCACACCGCCTCCCAGCCGCTCTGGAGAAGCCACACCAGCAAAAGATGCCTGTCTGAACCCGGTCAACGGTGCCGGAACCGAGGGTCACTGGATTAAACTTCCAGAAGCACTGTTTTCGTCAATTATGGCAGTGGAACCAGAAGTCAATCCCTTGTACAAGACATCGAAAGCTTTATCAGACGAATGGCTGAAAAC CGCATTGCGCATGAACGATAAGACAGCGACCATCTGGAGTCGGCTTGATATTGCCTACATGAGCGCAATATGCGCCCCGCATGCTGACCTCGAAACACTTAAGCTGATGAATGACTGGAATGGATGGGTCTTTGCATTCGATGACC CCTTTGACGAGGGAACATTTGCCAATGACCCCATCaaagcagctgaagaagtcatATATACACTCGCGACCCTCGATAATATCCATCCCGTAGTATCGCCCGACGAGAACCCATTGCGACATACCCTCCAATCCTGCTGGATGCGTTTCAGAGAGCGATCGAGCCCAAGTCTACAGTACAGATGGAAGAAGCACCTTACCATGTACTGTGTCGGCGTACTGCAACAGGTTGGCGTCCAGCATAGGGCGACACGGCCTACAATCGAAGAGTACATGGACATGCGCGCTGGTTGCGTAGGAGCTTACCCCTGCATTGGGCTCATGGA GTTCGCCGAAGGCATCGATATCCCCCAATACGTCATGGACCATCCCTCAATGCAAGCGATATCACGAATCACCTGCGATTTAGTCACATT ACAAAACGACTTGTGCTCGTATCGAAAAGATTTGATCCAGGGTGAAGAGAGtaacatcatcttcatcctgaAGGATCAGGGCATGACTGATCAGCAAGCCGTTGACCAGATTGGGGAGATGTTATATGACTGCTACCGAAGATGGCACATGGCCTTGGCGAATCTGCCGTTCTGGGGTGAGGGCATTGACAGGGATGTTATAAAGTTTGTCAATGGATGCCGAAATATCGCACTCGGCAACCTTCACTGGAG TCTATACACATTCAGATATCTTGGCAATGACGGCCCAGAAGTCAAGAGGACACGCATGATGAAGCTCCCTTAG